A single window of Acidobacteriota bacterium DNA harbors:
- a CDS encoding TonB-dependent receptor: MTATVLRKLVLAGKVLACLAIPLALQATPLNLEGVVVDANGTPVAGARIAVVQGDAVAISDDDGRFVLLTELEALTAEGLAVVVEAPDRPAFEQIIVGTDGEIRLQLPADVASLDEIQVSASYSLDRQNPISDAVLGRDQLLELPHFGDDVFRALSFLPGVGSNDVSSQFTIRGSLRREVGLQIDGIEIFEPYHLKDFQGVFSILDPEMIGTVELLSGGYPSEYGDRLAGVLDIRTQKPSGPRSLELGVSLTNGWINGQGLLAGDRGRWLGSLRRGYLDLVLDLVADDEEETEGDGPQYWDAFGKLEWDLTPTQTLSFHALAADDTFDEQESEVDDFGFPEREVLDTSYGNSYLWGRHQALIGSRGVVETVLSAGRVDRDRRAEGEEFDARSVIRDQRQLDVYELRQDWTLQATERQLIKWGLAARAYDAEYDYQLDFSNGGFTGDRDNNLERRFADDFSSESYSLYAADRLRLGDRLVFELGLRHDRQTLTDEDQTSPRFNAVYDLRRGGILRAAWGRFHQSQRPHELQVEDGETRFFPSEVADHLIIGYQRDLRAFGQRLDLRLDAFDRRVRDPRPRYDNLFDAFTVNPEATVDRIRLAPESSRAQGIELFLGRQDGGRVGWWASYSWSQVDDRIDGRDVPRSNDQTHAFKADLSLRLSPRWRLNLAGTYRTGWPTTAIAAEAVTGSDGEIEIRPLIGPLFAERLDDYHRVDLRASRFVDRRNGNRLEIFVEIQNLYNRENQAGFSVDGRNFVLQPDGSVRYDEIEETWLGIVPSFGVSWRF, encoded by the coding sequence ATGACAGCGACGGTCCTTCGGAAGTTGGTCCTGGCGGGGAAGGTCTTGGCTTGCCTGGCCATCCCGCTGGCACTCCAGGCCACACCCCTCAACCTCGAGGGCGTGGTGGTCGACGCCAACGGCACTCCGGTCGCCGGAGCCCGCATCGCGGTCGTCCAGGGCGATGCCGTCGCCATCAGCGACGACGACGGTCGCTTCGTGCTGCTCACCGAGCTCGAAGCCCTCACCGCCGAGGGTTTGGCGGTGGTCGTCGAGGCGCCGGATCGTCCCGCCTTCGAGCAGATCATCGTGGGCACCGATGGCGAGATCCGCCTGCAGCTCCCGGCCGACGTCGCCAGCCTCGACGAGATCCAGGTCAGCGCCAGCTACTCCCTCGACCGTCAGAATCCAATCAGCGACGCCGTCCTCGGGCGCGACCAGCTGCTCGAGCTGCCGCATTTCGGGGACGACGTGTTTCGCGCCTTGAGCTTCCTGCCCGGCGTCGGCAGCAACGACGTCTCGTCGCAATTCACCATTCGCGGCTCCCTGCGGCGCGAGGTCGGCCTCCAGATCGATGGCATCGAGATCTTCGAGCCCTACCACCTGAAGGACTTTCAGGGGGTGTTCAGCATCCTCGATCCGGAGATGATCGGCACCGTCGAGCTGCTCAGCGGGGGCTATCCGAGCGAGTACGGCGATCGCCTCGCCGGCGTCCTCGACATCCGGACCCAGAAGCCCAGCGGACCTCGCTCCCTCGAGCTCGGTGTCAGCTTGACCAACGGCTGGATCAACGGCCAGGGTCTGCTCGCCGGCGACCGCGGGCGCTGGCTCGGCTCCCTGCGCCGCGGCTATCTCGATCTGGTGCTCGACCTGGTGGCCGACGACGAGGAGGAAACGGAGGGCGACGGCCCGCAGTACTGGGACGCCTTCGGCAAGCTCGAATGGGATCTCACGCCGACTCAGACCCTGAGCTTTCACGCCCTCGCCGCCGACGACACCTTCGACGAGCAGGAGTCGGAGGTCGACGATTTCGGATTCCCCGAGCGCGAGGTGCTCGACACCAGCTATGGCAACAGCTACCTGTGGGGACGACACCAGGCCTTGATCGGCAGTCGTGGTGTGGTCGAAACGGTGCTCTCGGCGGGCCGGGTCGATCGCGACCGGCGAGCCGAAGGGGAAGAGTTCGACGCCCGCTCCGTGATCCGCGACCAGCGGCAGCTCGACGTCTACGAGCTGCGCCAGGACTGGACCCTCCAGGCCACCGAACGGCAGCTCATCAAGTGGGGACTGGCGGCCCGCGCTTACGATGCCGAGTACGACTACCAGTTGGACTTCAGCAACGGCGGTTTCACCGGCGACCGCGACAACAACCTCGAACGGCGATTCGCCGACGACTTCTCCTCCGAGAGCTACTCCCTCTACGCCGCCGACCGCCTGCGCCTGGGAGATCGCCTGGTGTTCGAGCTCGGCTTGCGCCACGACCGCCAGACCCTCACCGACGAAGACCAGACCAGCCCCCGCTTCAACGCCGTCTACGACCTGCGCCGGGGCGGCATTCTGAGGGCCGCCTGGGGCCGCTTCCATCAAAGCCAGCGCCCCCACGAGCTACAGGTCGAAGACGGCGAGACCCGATTCTTCCCGAGCGAGGTCGCCGACCACCTGATCATCGGCTACCAGCGCGATCTGCGGGCCTTCGGCCAAAGGCTCGACCTGCGCCTCGACGCCTTCGATCGCCGGGTGCGCGATCCCCGGCCGCGCTACGACAACCTCTTCGATGCCTTCACGGTCAACCCCGAAGCCACCGTCGACCGCATTCGCCTCGCCCCGGAGAGCAGCCGGGCTCAGGGCATCGAGCTCTTCCTCGGCCGCCAGGACGGCGGGCGGGTGGGTTGGTGGGCCTCCTATTCCTGGTCCCAGGTCGATGACCGCATCGACGGACGCGACGTGCCGCGCAGCAACGATCAGACCCACGCCTTCAAGGCCGACCTTTCGCTACGCCTCAGCCCACGCTGGCGCCTCAACCTCGCCGGCACCTACCGCACCGGCTGGCCGACCACCGCCATTGCCGCCGAAGCCGTCACCGGCAGCGATGGCGAGATCGAGATCCGCCCCTTGATCGGCCCGCTGTTCGCCGAGCGCCTCGACGACTACCACCGCGTCGACCTACGGGCCAGCCGTTTCGTCGATCGCCGCAACGGCAACCGGCTCGAGATCTTCGTCGAGATCCAGAACCTCTACAATCGCGAGAACCAGGCCGGGTTCTCGGTCGACGGACGCAACTTCGTCCTGCAGCCGGACGGCAGCGTGCGCTACGACGAGATCGAGGAAACCTGGCTCGGCATCGTGCCCTCCTTCGGCGTCAGCTGGAGGTTCTGA
- a CDS encoding response regulator transcription factor, which produces MRILVVEDHRDLAETIGDYLESRGHRIDYAMDGLVGLHLAVTETYDALVLDVMLPGLDGLALCEKLRAAERDVPVLMLTARDTLPDKLAGFQAGSDDYLVKPFALPELEARLLALMRRGRGEARTLRVDDLELDTGTLQVRRAGQPVNLNRTSLRLLEALLKSSPRVVPRADLEHALWGDDPPHSDALRSHVYSLRKLIDRPFDQPLLHTVPGIGYRLAKDD; this is translated from the coding sequence ATGCGCATCCTCGTCGTCGAAGACCACCGCGACCTCGCCGAAACCATCGGCGACTACCTCGAGAGTCGGGGGCACCGCATCGACTACGCCATGGACGGTCTCGTCGGCCTCCATCTCGCGGTCACCGAGACCTACGACGCCCTGGTTCTCGACGTCATGCTGCCGGGCCTCGACGGCCTCGCCCTGTGCGAGAAGCTGCGCGCCGCCGAGCGCGACGTGCCGGTGCTCATGCTGACCGCCCGCGACACCCTGCCGGACAAGCTCGCCGGCTTCCAGGCCGGCAGCGACGACTATCTGGTGAAGCCCTTCGCCCTGCCCGAGCTCGAGGCCCGTCTCCTCGCCCTGATGCGGCGCGGCCGGGGCGAAGCCCGAACTCTCCGCGTCGACGACCTCGAGCTCGACACGGGCACCCTGCAGGTGCGCCGCGCGGGTCAGCCGGTGAACCTCAACCGAACCTCCCTCCGGCTGCTCGAAGCGCTCCTCAAGAGCTCCCCCCGAGTGGTGCCCCGCGCCGACCTCGAGCATGCCCTGTGGGGAGACGACCCGCCTCACAGCGACGCCCTGCGCAGCCACGTCTACTCGCTTCGTAAGCTGATCGACCGCCCCTTCGACCAACCCCTGCTGCACACCGTGCCGGGCATCGGCTATCGCCTGGCGAAAGATGACTGA
- a CDS encoding HAMP domain-containing sensor histidine kinase: protein MTEVAGPDRGPNLRQRAVRAFWLFGASLITAYAGLAVWTFTGLEDRVLERQLEVEVEGLFESALVADPANTELATNSRWMTASVGTQGLPAELRASAEKLPEGIHENDHVPFFGGGDRLLAVRELPNRQERLYVLFDISELETEDESLFALAVLVLGALLTVLLGLWWGNRLAHRLTAQLTTLSRTLEASPPEDLRHRLATRTFEGEVATVASALDQSLARVERFVERERQFTRDASHELRTPVTVLGGVNELLLQRLDPSDQRGRHLLERQKRSITQMEELIEAFLWLAREEGSGFSGETADPAEVLPAVVDRHRHLLAHKEVGIHLVLDQPAAVEAPPTILAITAGNLISNAFHNTTRGQVDVQHAGQRLRVRDTGPGIPAHHLRSITEPFASTRSEPGHGLGLAIVKDLCERFGWRLTVDSTPGIGTSIEVDFAPAPNRERVEVEPQKRSS from the coding sequence ATGACTGAGGTCGCCGGGCCGGATCGCGGCCCGAACCTGCGTCAGCGGGCCGTTCGCGCCTTCTGGCTGTTCGGGGCCAGCCTCATCACGGCCTACGCCGGCCTCGCCGTCTGGACCTTCACGGGCCTCGAAGACCGAGTGCTCGAACGCCAGCTCGAAGTCGAGGTCGAAGGTCTCTTCGAATCCGCCCTTGTGGCCGACCCCGCAAACACCGAGCTCGCCACCAACTCGCGCTGGATGACCGCCAGCGTCGGAACCCAGGGGCTGCCGGCCGAGCTCAGGGCGTCGGCCGAGAAGCTCCCGGAAGGCATCCACGAGAACGACCACGTCCCCTTTTTCGGTGGCGGCGACCGCCTGTTGGCCGTTCGCGAGCTGCCGAATCGCCAAGAGCGCCTCTACGTGCTGTTCGACATCTCCGAGCTCGAAACCGAAGACGAGAGCCTCTTCGCCCTCGCCGTGCTGGTCCTCGGCGCCCTCCTCACGGTGCTCCTGGGGCTGTGGTGGGGCAACCGGCTCGCCCACCGCCTGACCGCCCAGCTCACCACCCTCAGCCGAACCCTCGAGGCCTCGCCACCGGAGGATTTGCGCCATCGCCTGGCGACGAGGACCTTCGAGGGCGAAGTCGCCACCGTCGCCTCCGCCCTCGATCAATCCCTGGCGCGGGTCGAGCGGTTCGTCGAGCGCGAGCGCCAGTTCACCCGCGATGCCAGCCACGAGCTGCGCACTCCGGTGACCGTCCTTGGTGGCGTCAACGAGCTCCTCTTACAGCGCCTCGATCCTTCCGACCAGCGGGGACGTCACCTCCTCGAACGCCAGAAACGCTCCATCACCCAGATGGAGGAACTGATCGAGGCCTTCTTGTGGCTGGCCCGCGAGGAGGGCTCCGGATTCTCGGGGGAGACCGCCGACCCGGCCGAGGTGCTTCCCGCGGTGGTCGATCGCCATCGCCATCTACTCGCCCACAAAGAGGTCGGCATCCACCTGGTCCTCGACCAGCCGGCGGCCGTCGAAGCGCCCCCGACGATCTTGGCCATCACCGCCGGCAACCTGATCTCGAACGCCTTCCACAACACCACCCGAGGGCAGGTCGACGTGCAGCACGCAGGGCAGCGCCTCAGGGTTCGCGATACCGGACCCGGCATCCCCGCCCACCATCTGCGCTCGATCACGGAGCCCTTCGCCAGCACCCGGAGCGAACCCGGCCACGGGCTCGGGTTGGCGATCGTCAAGGATCTCTGCGAGCGCTTCGGGTGGCGCCTGACGGTGGATTCGACGCCCGGCATCGGGACCAGCATCGAGGTCGACTTCGCTCCCGCACCGAACCGCGAAAGGGTCGAGGTCGAACCTCAGAAGAGATCGAGCTGA
- a CDS encoding DUF488 domain-containing protein — MSTLWTVGHSNRELTELLDLLKAAEIERVVDVRRFPGSRRHPHFAAQALAPALADVGLDYEHAPALGGHRRGSPESRNTAWREASLRAYADHMASPEFSLALEHLEAQAGRCRAAILCAEALPTRCHRQLIADAMTVRRWRVVHLLGGGREQVHERHPDLAVTEDGGLLYPGPEERQLDLF, encoded by the coding sequence GTGTCTACCCTGTGGACCGTCGGTCATTCCAATCGCGAGCTGACGGAGCTCCTCGACCTGCTGAAGGCGGCCGAGATCGAGCGGGTGGTGGATGTGCGGCGCTTTCCTGGATCACGCCGCCATCCCCATTTCGCCGCCCAGGCGCTGGCCCCGGCTCTCGCCGATGTCGGCCTCGACTACGAGCATGCGCCGGCCCTCGGAGGCCACCGTCGGGGCAGCCCGGAGAGCCGCAACACGGCCTGGCGAGAGGCCTCTCTGCGCGCCTATGCGGATCACATGGCGAGCCCGGAGTTCAGCCTTGCCCTGGAGCACCTCGAGGCGCAGGCCGGCCGTTGTCGCGCCGCCATCCTGTGCGCGGAAGCGCTGCCGACGCGCTGTCATCGGCAACTGATCGCCGATGCCATGACGGTGCGCCGATGGCGGGTCGTGCACCTCCTCGGTGGCGGCCGCGAGCAGGTCCATGAGCGCCACCCGGATCTGGCGGTGACGGAGGATGGCGGGCTGCTCTATCCGGGACCGGAAGAACGTCAGCTCGATCTCTTCTGA
- the hutH gene encoding histidine ammonia-lyase, translating to MTPWTLSAGTVTLDDLRRVQAGSARVALDAAARLALDEARRAVVANLESGQVTYGINTGFGRLAQTRIAADELGALQRNLLLSHATGVGEPLDEGVVRMILLLKANALARGYSGVRVEIVDTLLAMLEHDLLPVIPAQGSVGASGDLAPLAHLSLPLIGEGAARWRGEIHSGAAALRAIGREPLVLEAKEGLALLNGTQVSTALALAGLFAAERCASAALVAGALSVEAAKGSRTPFDSRIHEVRGQRGQIAAAEILRRLLAESDIGRSHAQCDRVQDPYSLRCQPQVMGACLDQMRFAAEVLGREANAVSDNPLIFAAADEILSGGNFHAEPVALAADGLALAIAEIGAISERRIALLIDSSLSQLPAFLTPRAGLHSGFMIAHVTAAALASENKGLAHPASVDSLPTSANQEDHVSMATHAGRRLAARAANSGRIVAIELLAAAQGIDFCRPLTTSEPLEQAFAKIRQVATRLDEDRLMAPDIEAVADLVAEGAFGDLVQAFVSR from the coding sequence ATGACCCCTTGGACCCTCTCTGCTGGCACTGTGACTCTCGACGACCTGCGCCGGGTGCAGGCCGGCTCTGCGAGAGTCGCTCTCGACGCGGCCGCCCGCCTGGCCCTCGATGAGGCGCGCCGAGCGGTGGTCGCGAACCTCGAATCGGGCCAGGTGACCTATGGGATCAACACCGGTTTCGGCCGGCTGGCGCAAACTCGCATCGCCGCCGACGAGCTCGGGGCGCTGCAGCGCAACCTCCTGCTGTCCCACGCCACCGGCGTCGGAGAGCCTCTCGACGAAGGCGTGGTGCGGATGATACTGCTGCTCAAGGCCAACGCCTTGGCGCGTGGCTATTCCGGGGTGCGGGTCGAGATCGTGGACACCTTGCTCGCCATGCTCGAGCACGATCTGCTGCCGGTGATCCCGGCTCAGGGGTCGGTGGGGGCTTCCGGCGACCTGGCTCCCTTGGCTCATCTCAGCCTGCCGTTGATCGGTGAGGGCGCGGCGCGCTGGCGCGGCGAGATCCACTCCGGAGCCGCAGCGCTGCGCGCCATCGGTCGCGAGCCCCTCGTCCTCGAGGCCAAGGAAGGGCTGGCGTTGCTCAACGGCACCCAGGTCTCGACGGCCCTCGCCCTCGCCGGCCTGTTCGCCGCTGAGCGCTGCGCCTCGGCCGCCCTGGTGGCGGGAGCCCTCTCCGTCGAGGCCGCCAAAGGCAGCCGGACCCCATTCGACTCTCGCATCCACGAAGTCCGCGGTCAACGCGGCCAGATCGCCGCCGCCGAGATCCTTCGCCGGCTGCTGGCGGAGAGCGACATCGGTCGCTCCCATGCGCAGTGCGACCGGGTGCAGGACCCGTACTCCTTGCGCTGCCAGCCGCAGGTGATGGGGGCCTGCCTCGACCAGATGCGCTTCGCCGCCGAAGTCCTCGGCCGCGAGGCCAATGCCGTGTCGGACAATCCGCTGATCTTCGCCGCTGCCGACGAGATCCTGTCCGGCGGCAACTTCCACGCCGAGCCGGTGGCTCTGGCGGCCGATGGCCTGGCCCTCGCCATCGCCGAGATCGGCGCCATCTCGGAGCGTCGCATCGCCCTGCTCATCGACTCCTCCCTCAGCCAGCTCCCGGCCTTTCTGACGCCGCGAGCCGGTCTCCACTCGGGATTCATGATCGCCCACGTCACCGCCGCCGCTCTGGCGAGCGAGAACAAAGGCCTGGCCCATCCGGCGAGCGTCGACAGCCTGCCGACCTCGGCCAACCAGGAAGACCACGTCAGCATGGCCACCCACGCCGGCCGGCGTCTGGCGGCGAGGGCCGCCAACAGCGGCCGCATCGTCGCCATCGAGCTCCTCGCCGCCGCCCAGGGCATCGACTTCTGCCGCCCCCTGACCACCAGCGAGCCCCTTGAGCAGGCCTTCGCCAAGATTCGCCAGGTGGCGACCCGTCTCGACGAAGACCGCCTCATGGCCCCGGACATCGAAGCCGTAGCGGACCTGGTGGCCGAAGGGGCCTTTGGGGACTTGGTGCAGGCATTCGTTTCCCGTTAG
- a CDS encoding formimidoylglutamate deiminase gives MTSSFYCDHLFTGSQWLAGVRLEVDTAGFIADLEVAPPRPADRPVAGCVVPGVPNAHSHAHQRAMAGFAERSGPGDDSFWTWREVMYRHASRMGPEELEAVAAMLYVEMLEAGYTAVGEFQYLHHDPAGRPYADLAELSRRCLAAAEQTGIGLTSLPVLYCSGGFGGQPPQPGQRRFVNDVETFLRLVEGLEGEASPQHAVGVAPHSLRAVDAESLASLVSAFAGRGPIHLHVAEQQREVADCLAWSGARPVAWLLDAAPVDERWCLIHSTHLDDDEVQRLAASGAVAGLCPTTEANLGDGFFRAVPYLAAGGAIAIGSDSHSSISPVEELRWLEYGQRLRREQRNCLAGGPRTSTGRRLLTAVLDGGAQALGRPIGALEPGRRADFVALDTDHPLLYGRTDDDWLDAWTFSGNAPLVREVIVGGLPLVTAGRHVSRSAVAARYRSALDRLRKESP, from the coding sequence ATGACCAGCAGCTTTTACTGCGATCACCTCTTCACCGGCAGCCAATGGCTCGCCGGGGTGCGCCTCGAAGTCGATACCGCGGGTTTCATCGCCGATCTGGAGGTGGCGCCGCCGCGTCCCGCAGACCGGCCGGTGGCGGGCTGTGTCGTGCCCGGCGTGCCGAACGCCCACTCCCACGCCCATCAGCGCGCCATGGCCGGTTTCGCCGAGCGTTCGGGCCCGGGCGACGACTCTTTCTGGACCTGGCGTGAAGTGATGTATCGCCACGCCAGTCGCATGGGTCCCGAGGAGCTCGAAGCGGTGGCCGCCATGCTCTACGTCGAGATGCTCGAGGCGGGCTACACGGCGGTGGGGGAGTTCCAGTATCTCCACCACGATCCAGCCGGTCGCCCCTATGCCGATCTGGCGGAGCTCTCCCGGCGGTGCTTGGCCGCGGCGGAGCAGACCGGCATCGGCCTCACCAGCCTGCCGGTGCTCTACTGCAGCGGGGGCTTCGGGGGACAGCCACCGCAGCCCGGGCAGCGACGCTTCGTCAACGATGTCGAGACCTTCCTCCGCCTGGTCGAGGGGCTCGAAGGCGAGGCCTCACCGCAGCACGCCGTCGGCGTGGCACCGCACTCCCTGCGCGCTGTCGATGCGGAGTCCCTCGCCAGCCTGGTGTCGGCCTTCGCCGGGCGCGGGCCGATTCACCTTCACGTCGCCGAGCAGCAGCGGGAAGTCGCAGACTGCTTGGCCTGGAGCGGCGCTCGTCCCGTCGCCTGGCTGCTCGATGCGGCGCCGGTGGACGAGCGCTGGTGCCTGATCCACAGCACCCACCTGGATGACGACGAAGTCCAGCGTTTGGCGGCGAGCGGTGCCGTCGCCGGCCTCTGCCCGACCACCGAGGCCAATCTCGGCGATGGCTTCTTCCGGGCGGTGCCCTATCTCGCCGCCGGCGGCGCCATCGCCATCGGCTCCGATAGCCACAGCTCGATCAGCCCGGTCGAAGAGCTGCGCTGGCTCGAGTACGGCCAGCGTCTGCGGCGCGAGCAGCGCAATTGCCTGGCCGGTGGCCCCCGGACCAGCACCGGCCGACGCCTGTTGACTGCCGTGCTGGACGGCGGAGCCCAGGCTCTGGGTCGTCCCATCGGCGCCCTCGAGCCTGGCCGCCGGGCAGACTTCGTCGCCCTCGACACCGATCATCCGTTGCTCTACGGCCGGACCGACGACGATTGGCTCGATGCCTGGACCTTCTCCGGCAACGCTCCGCTAGTGCGCGAGGTGATCGTCGGTGGTCTCCCGCTGGTGACCGCCGGACGCCACGTCTCCCGCTCGGCGGTGGCGGCGCGCTATCGCTCCGCCCTCGACCGTTTGAGGAAGGAATCGCCATGA